One window of Halorussus sp. MSC15.2 genomic DNA carries:
- a CDS encoding BatA and WFA domain-containing protein yields the protein MTLVETLSSVFLRPLGLAALAAAIPVILLYLLKPDPETVSFPAVEFLVGDREESRRHPALRRLRRNALLLVQLLAIAVVAVSLAAPYVPVSERRTVSETVVVVDATASMATEADGATRFDRAVRAAKDAATGETSVVVARDETAVLTRRAPAAEAKAALDGLRVTDAPGDLRDAISRAAAVAGDDARIVVVSDFASGDWRTAVASARARGYAVDLRQFDRGGSANVGVVGYSFANGTVTVRAKNFGNAETTRRFSFGEVTRSVTLGPGEVATATLPVPAGGGTVRLSPGDSFPTDDRLAVAAPEDPTTDVLVVTNDENRPLITALRVVRGTSVTVKNPPASISKSYDLVVFSEVRPDRLLDGTLQFARETLSSGGGVVIQAQSNLSAVGYGDLLPVAPNGTATDPAVRQPDPTPITEDVTFPAPQTYVRADLRAGNALLSTVNGTPLLATARLDGGRVFYYGYPASGSSFEHNYRYPVFWKRVVYELTGRRSLSATNYRTGTTLPLGENVTVRTPDGSRRTSALAFRRVGFHEVGERRYAASLASVAESNVTAPSVTDDGTSAVGTDAETTTVPKKLTPLVAGLAALLVLLELGLLRYRGDL from the coding sequence GTGACCCTCGTCGAGACCCTGTCGTCGGTGTTCCTCCGACCGCTCGGACTCGCGGCGCTGGCGGCCGCGATACCCGTGATACTGCTCTACTTGCTCAAACCGGACCCGGAGACCGTCTCGTTTCCGGCGGTCGAGTTCCTCGTCGGCGACCGCGAGGAGAGTCGGCGACACCCCGCGCTCCGACGACTCCGGCGCAACGCGCTCCTGCTCGTCCAATTGCTCGCAATCGCTGTCGTCGCGGTGTCGCTGGCCGCGCCCTACGTCCCGGTCTCTGAGCGACGCACTGTCTCGGAGACGGTGGTCGTGGTGGACGCCACCGCGAGCATGGCGACCGAGGCGGACGGCGCGACCCGCTTCGACCGGGCGGTCCGCGCGGCGAAGGACGCCGCGACCGGAGAGACCTCCGTCGTCGTCGCTCGGGACGAGACCGCAGTCCTCACCCGGCGCGCCCCGGCCGCGGAGGCGAAGGCCGCGCTCGACGGTCTCCGAGTCACTGACGCGCCGGGGGACCTCCGGGACGCAATCAGCCGCGCGGCGGCGGTCGCTGGCGACGACGCACGCATCGTAGTTGTGAGCGACTTCGCCTCGGGCGACTGGCGGACCGCGGTCGCCTCGGCCCGCGCACGGGGGTACGCGGTGGACCTCCGACAGTTCGACCGCGGCGGGTCGGCCAACGTCGGCGTCGTCGGCTACTCGTTCGCTAACGGCACCGTCACGGTCAGGGCGAAGAACTTCGGCAACGCGGAGACCACGCGCCGATTCTCGTTCGGCGAGGTTACCCGGTCGGTGACGCTCGGACCGGGCGAAGTCGCCACCGCGACGCTCCCGGTCCCCGCTGGCGGCGGGACCGTTCGCCTCTCGCCGGGCGACTCGTTCCCGACCGACGACCGACTCGCGGTCGCGGCACCCGAGGACCCGACGACCGACGTACTGGTGGTGACTAACGACGAGAACCGGCCCCTGATTACGGCGTTGCGGGTCGTCCGCGGGACGAGCGTGACGGTCAAGAACCCGCCCGCGTCGATTTCGAAGTCCTACGACCTCGTCGTGTTCAGCGAGGTCCGGCCCGACAGACTGCTCGACGGGACGCTGCAGTTCGCCCGCGAGACGCTGTCCTCTGGCGGGGGCGTCGTGATTCAGGCCCAGTCGAACCTCTCGGCGGTCGGCTACGGCGACCTGCTCCCGGTCGCGCCCAACGGGACCGCCACCGACCCGGCGGTCCGCCAACCCGACCCGACCCCCATCACCGAGGACGTGACGTTCCCCGCACCTCAGACGTACGTGCGCGCCGACCTCCGGGCCGGGAACGCCCTGCTCAGCACGGTAAACGGCACGCCGTTACTGGCGACCGCACGGCTCGACGGCGGCCGCGTGTTCTACTACGGCTACCCGGCGTCGGGGTCGTCGTTCGAACACAACTACCGCTACCCGGTGTTCTGGAAGCGCGTCGTCTACGAACTGACCGGCCGACGGTCGCTGTCGGCGACGAACTACCGGACCGGCACCACCCTCCCGCTCGGCGAGAACGTGACCGTCCGGACGCCCGACGGAAGCCGACGAACCAGCGCCCTCGCCTTCCGGCGCGTCGGCTTCCACGAGGTCGGGGAGCGGCGATACGCCGCGTCGCTGGCCAGCGTCGCCGAGTCGAACGTCACCGCCCCGTCCGTGACCGATGACGGGACCAGCGCGGTCGGAACCGACGCCGAGACCACGACCGTCCCGAAGAAGCTGACCCCGCTCGTCGCGGGTCTCGCGGCGCTGCTCGTCCTGTTGGAACTGGGTCTCCTGCGTTACCGAGGTGACCTCTGA